The Cellulophaga lytica DSM 7489 nucleotide sequence CTTTTTTTTCTTCTAACACCAACTCAAAATCATCATTAAAACGCAACAAACCTTCTTTGGTTCCGTGCTCGGTTTTAAAACCTTTTAGGTTAACAGTACAACCTTTATCTAACAATCGTAAATACTGTTTTTCAGATATTTTTTTATCCATATATACAAAAGGCAATACCATTTTACACCCTGTTTTATAGGCGCTACAACCGTAAGCAGTTTTGCCCTTTAACAACACACCTTGTTTGCATTTAGGGCACGTTTTACCTTGTACAGAGGTAATTTTCTTTTCTTTTACAGGTTTTGCAGCTTTTTCTGTGGCTGCATGCGAAATTTTAATGTGCTTTTGTTCAATACGGACTTCATACACCAAATCGTCAATCATTTTTTTCATGTTGTTGATAAAAACACCTGCATAAAAATTTCCGCTTTCAATTTGTTTTAATTGTTTTTCCCACATACCCGTAAGCTCGGCAGAGGTTAACAATTTATTTTTTATAATGCCTATAAGTTTTATGCCTGTTTGGGTTGGTAGCAATTGCTTTTTTTTACGCTCTATGTATTTGCGCCTGAAAAGTGTTTCTATAATATTTGCTCTGGTAGACGGTCTTCCTATACCGTTTTCCTTCATTAACTCTCGCATTTCATCATCATCTACCTGCTTGCCTGCGGTTTCCATAGCACGTAGCAAACTAGCCTCTGTGTATTGCTTTGGTGGTTTGGTTTCTTTTTCTAAAAACGAAGGTTCATGCGGTCCTTTTTCTCCTTTTTCAAAAGATGGTAAAATGCCTTTCTCTGGCTTATTTTTAGCATCCGGATTTTCAAAAACAACACGCCAGCCCTTTTTTAAAATTTCTTTACCCGTTGTTTTAAAAGGCACTGTGTCTGTTTTACCTAATACCGTTGTATTTGCCACCTCACAATCTGGATAAAAAACAGCAATAAAACGTTTGGTAATAATATCATACACCAACTGTTGGTTGTGCTGTAAATTTATTTGCACACCAGTAGGTATAATAGCGTGGTGGTCTGTTACTTTTTTATCGTTAAAAACCTTGGCAGATTTTCTAATTTTACCCGCCAAAACAACTTGCGTAAGGTTTTGGTAATTGGTTAACTTTTGTAAAATTCCGGCTACTTTTGGGTAAATATCATTAGGTAAAAAGGTAGTATCTACCCTTGGGTAGGTTACCACTTTTTGCTCGTATAATTTTTGTACTATTTTTAAGGTTTCATCTGCAGAAAAACCAAATTTTGTATTGCAATATACCTGCAAGCCAGTAAGGTCAAACAACTTAGGCGCATATTCCTTGCCCTTTTTTTTGGTGGTAGACACAATTTCAAAATCGTTTTCTTTTACTTTTGCAGCAAAAGCCTCTCCTTCTTCTTTCTTTAAAAACCTTCCTTTTTCGCAATTAAACAGTGTGTCTCTGTACAATGTTTGTAGCTCCCAATACGGTTGCGGCTTAAAATTTTCTATTTCATGGTACCTATTCACAATCATAGCTAAAGTAGGTGTTTGCACACGCCCTACAGATAACATTTGCTTGTAACCACCGTGTTTTACGGTGTACAAACGTGTAGCGTTAATACCCAAAAGCCAATCTCCTATGGCTCTAGAAAAACCTGCGTAGTATAAATTGTCATATTTGGTAGCAGGTTGTAGTTTTTGAAACCCTTCCTTTATTGCCTCTGTTGTTAAAGACGATATCCATAAGCGTTGCACCTCTCCTTTGTACGCTGCTTGGTCTATAACCCAACGCTGTATAAGTTCTCCTTCTTGCCCAGCATCACCACAGTTAATTACTACAGTAGCTTGGTCAAATAATTTTTTTACAATTTTAAACTGTTTTTGTATGCCAGACTCTTGTACTACTTTGGTTTTAAACTTATTGGGTAGCATTGGCAAGTTGTTAAGGTCCCAACTTTTCCAGTGTGGTTTATAGTCGTTAGGCTCACAAAGTGTGCATAAATGGCCAAAAGTATAGGTTACTGCATAGCCATTACCCATAAAATACCCATCATGCTTTGTATTAGCACCTAATACAGTAGCAATTTCACGGGCAACACTTGGTTTTTCTGCAATACAAACTTTCATAACAAGGCGTAAAAATAGGATTTTATTAGTGGATGTATTTATAGTTGGCGCATAAAAAAATTAACAAAAAAAAGTAGTAGTAAAAATTTTGTGCATAACGTATGTAAAAAATAACCAACCATACTAAAAAATATACCAATTACACATTTCCGTAATTGTAGTATAAAAAATAGTTTTACATTGTAGGAAAATTAAACAACCAAAAAAACCAACTAGTAAGCTAAATGTGCGTTTATTTACCCCTATTGGCGGAATAAACGCAATAAATTGAGTTTATATATAGTTGCCCACAATATGAAAAAAATATTCCCTATAATATTAATTGTTCTTGCAGGAATTTATATCTATAAGTTGGAAAAATTGAATTCTGAACTTATGGAAATGACTAAAGAATTAACTTTTGAAAAATTTGACAATTCTATCCATCCATCCAACAGCTATATTTATCAAAATGGGAATCAAAAAATAGAAATGAAAATCTCAAATGGGAAAGATTATTTAATTTATGACAAACCAACTGAAACGGAATTCTTAATAACTAATATTGAACCAAACGATATCACAATTTATGGAGCAGGAATTCGAATCATTAGAAATTCTAACGGGATATTGAAGACGGAAATAACTGCTCCCAATAATTATAATGAATCTGATAATTTGTCAGTTAAAATCAGTATTGAAAAAAAAGAAAAAATCGAATTTAATATTCCTTTAAAAAATGTTGAATAAAATACTGTGGGCAACAATGTATAACCGCAATTACGGCGGATTCGACTACGTCCGAATCCACTCACAATTGCTAATGTCTGTGACAAGCCGAAAAACGTTAACTTTAATCCCGTAACTTCGGTTATACCTAACGTTGTAACACATTTGACCAAACCAAGAAACATTGAGTAAATTAAAGAAATTAATAGATAGAATTATTGAGTTTGGAACAAATGAGAAACTTGAATCCGAAAATAAAACACTCGAAATTCAAAGACTGTTAGTTGGAATTTACGCTGAATATCTGAATGTAGAAACGGAATTTGACGAAACTGACTATGAAGAACCTTTACGCTTAGATTATGACGGAATCAGAAGTATAGTAACTGAACATTTTCCAGATTTTGGTTGGTATCATTCTGCTTGGGAAAGTCATAAGATTGACGAAGATGCGGATTTAGTTACTGAAGATTCAATAGATGACTTGACTGACATAATAAAAGATTTAATTGAGGTTCAATGGAGATTGCAAAATAACAGCGAAAAAGATGGACTTTATCAATTTGAGTTTTTAATGAAACATCATTCAGAACAACATCTTGTGAATTTACTTAAATACATAAAGGATAATAATGGCTAACGAACTACCAACACTTGACAGCACAAACGAAGAGCTAGAATCAATTTATAAAGTCCATAGCAAGAGATTTTTCAATTGGCTTGAGACAAATAGTATTTCACCGAATAGCAGTAAAAACATAGCTCTATTAGCTCATAATGAATTAGTAAAAAGGTCTAATAATCGCTATTCACGAATATCTACATATTTGACTTATTTTGTAATTGCTTTATCAGTCATTACGTTAGTTTTTGCAAGTTTAGATTACGTTGGAGATAAAG carries:
- a CDS encoding DNA topoisomerase 3 codes for the protein MKVCIAEKPSVAREIATVLGANTKHDGYFMGNGYAVTYTFGHLCTLCEPNDYKPHWKSWDLNNLPMLPNKFKTKVVQESGIQKQFKIVKKLFDQATVVINCGDAGQEGELIQRWVIDQAAYKGEVQRLWISSLTTEAIKEGFQKLQPATKYDNLYYAGFSRAIGDWLLGINATRLYTVKHGGYKQMLSVGRVQTPTLAMIVNRYHEIENFKPQPYWELQTLYRDTLFNCEKGRFLKKEEGEAFAAKVKENDFEIVSTTKKKGKEYAPKLFDLTGLQVYCNTKFGFSADETLKIVQKLYEQKVVTYPRVDTTFLPNDIYPKVAGILQKLTNYQNLTQVVLAGKIRKSAKVFNDKKVTDHHAIIPTGVQINLQHNQQLVYDIITKRFIAVFYPDCEVANTTVLGKTDTVPFKTTGKEILKKGWRVVFENPDAKNKPEKGILPSFEKGEKGPHEPSFLEKETKPPKQYTEASLLRAMETAGKQVDDDEMRELMKENGIGRPSTRANIIETLFRRKYIERKKKQLLPTQTGIKLIGIIKNKLLTSAELTGMWEKQLKQIESGNFYAGVFINNMKKMIDDLVYEVRIEQKHIKISHAATEKAAKPVKEKKITSVQGKTCPKCKQGVLLKGKTAYGCSAYKTGCKMVLPFVYMDKKISEKQYLRLLDKGCTVNLKGFKTEHGTKEGLLRFNDDFELVLEEKKVAPKQKQTTVTDPMPCPQCKTGTVLKGKTAYGCSAYKTGCNFKYPFSVLREKAAGKALTKELVYALLSKK